ATGGCTCTAAATCAAGTTACTATATTTACCATTCACAGGGACCTGGCACGGCTTTGGCTTGGACACCTGCAGGAGCATGATTGCCATGGTAGATGTATCcttaaatacagaaatgtctTGTTGTACTTGTTATGTTACAAATCACCTGACAGAATCATGccagagagacaaaatgaaatcactCTGATCAGGAGTGAaattgtttttcatctgttgttgATGAGACATCCTTAACTCGCACCAAGACCGACAAAAGGATGACGATGACCTTCAGTGAATTCTCAACTCTCTGGACCAAGATTCATGAGTTCAAGGTAATGAAGCCAATATGGGCACGATAAAGTCATATTTCAACTCCTTCCCCCTAGTTTTCTGAGTTATTTACACAAGACACTCATTTTTAAAGTGTAGACATGGACTTACGTAATCTCTGATGTGcagttaataataaaaatctgtttaaactGCTCTTAGTTTCTGAATGTACATTAATCTTCTTTACAGAAACAGTTCAATCGCGCTGATTCGAATAAGAATGGATCCCTGTCTGACTATGAGCTCGAGAAAGCAATTGGATCTGCTGGTAAAACTATTTTTCAAATCATTTAAACTGGACCATAACTTAATAACACCTGTAAGCCAGTAGAAGAAGGGGAGCATGCGTCACATTCCCAGTTGTAACTGGAgtatttgttattttctgtaacaGGGATGGATGTGAACGACGTTGCCGTGAGACTGATGATGTTCCGCTATTCAGGCGTCTCATCCACCATCATGGAGGACTTCATCGTTCTCATGTTGCGCCTGGAAAACTCCAAAAGTGAGTGACGTGGCAACCATTGTTCGCATCGCACCATTTTGAGAAGTTAGGCCTTTacatgttcacaatgacaacaacataGGGGATAAAGAGCTAAATCCACCTTAAGCTTGTTCTCAAGAAAACAGTGTCAGAGTAAACTCTAACACACATCATTTATGATAGATTTGAGGCCTATAGCACAGTATTGTAGCTTCCTCAgtatttcaaaatgtgtgtttaagtttGTGTTGCgttgaaaaaaatctgatatttgtggtttgttttcttcacaGATGTTTTCAAGGACAAATCATCCGATGGAGTGATCACCTTAGACTGGGATGAGGCAAGTTTATTTCTGCCAAAAAGCCATTTATGGATGTACCTAGTTTGCTTACCCAAGATattcaacatgaaaaaagaTAACATATGGCAGaaatattcataaaaatatgtaaaaatagcAATTCtaccataaaaaaaacaaatggtcctgcacagaaaatgtcattaatgTATAAATAGCATCTTTCTGTTGTAGTAGTTGGTCAAGGTGTGGCTAGTTCCAACAGTTCTTGAACGGTTTTGCATCATAAAGCTGttgaataaatgtagtggagtaaaaactacaatatttccctctcagGTGTAAATCAGTCATTACAACATTCCAGATACTGACtaccttttcttttgtttcagtgGACTGTCATCTCCACATACAACTAGAGCAAAGCTGacacagaagcagaggagacacacaaGAGAAGATTCCTGCAATCCGACAATGCTTCCATTTCAACTAATGTCTTCCTGTGCAAAACCTGTAAAGCTGTAACACGTTTTTCTGTGAACTGAACCTAATGAAATAAACATTGTTACCATCAGAATTATGAGCCAAAATCTTCATTCttgtatacattttaaaatcaaactgactgcagagcaaacaggaagcaacacaaaaaactgTGGACCAGAAATAATTTTATTGACTCGTCACTAACTCCCAAGAGAAAAGGTACAAAGCccaaatgacagaaaataaacacaacgTCAGATTAAGTTTCACATATACTCTCGTTCTTGTATGTGATGATACGAGAAGCTCTCTGTCGAAACTCATATTTACAAGTCGACATTCTTATTTCACAATATTAAATCAACAACCCACTGTTCAAGTCTCTCGTCACCATGGCCATGAGCACAGGACAAAGTTAGCAAGATCCAGTATTTTTCTATTTGTCATCAAATCCCACGAAAAGCCTAAAAACCAAGAATGACCTGATCCCActaacaaatattttctgtgtagccaaagcctaATATTCTTTActcctcctctgttgttgtccatattaaaaacacaccaacaagccacactgttgcactgaaCACAGGCACTGGAGTTAATCTGGATTCAGTTTCACATACTCTGTTtaactgctgtaaatactcagtAGTGTagcaaatgtgtattaatctgcagatGAAAGTGGTCTccaacagattttatttctgtttgaggAACGTTtcctaaaaactacagtgcccagctgctTGATGAAATGATTGAGCCTAAGAAAATCTAATTAAACTATATGTTGTCAGTAGGAACCAGTAGGATTGGGTAACGGTGCAGGTGAGAAAATTTTGACAAAGAACAAAGtaacttgttttttcttttcttttgagggaaagaaaaatgaaaacataaactgTATCCTCTTAATTGAGACAAAGGTTGTGTGCAGTTTAGAGATGTTTGCGTCGTGTGCTGGACAGCACtcagtcctcctccttctcGATATATGTCTTACAGGCCGAGCGTGCCATCTGTCTGGCCATGTACCTCTCTCTCGCCGAGCTCACAGTCTGATCTGTGCTGCGCTTTGCAAACTTGCTGGCCTTTTCCTCcgtttcctctttctcttcaccttctctctccttcccctggGCTCCAGcgtctttcttcttttctgggtctttttcttccctcttcaCTGCCTTCTCCTTCTCGGGTTCCTTTCCTCTTTGATTCTCCTCATCCCGATCTTTGTCCTTCCGCTCGTCATCAGCTGAaatccttctcctctctctttccccattcttgtccctgtctctctctttagggctcctctctctcttgctgtgcctgtcttccctctctgtctcccccctgcCCCGACTTCTGTcatcttctctgcctctgtctcggtctctgtctctgtctgcagctgttcAGCAGCTATTTCACAACCCAAGTCCAAACTGGCATGAGATCCTCCTGAGACAGATCCAGTGGGGTTCCTACAGGAGGCATacacaatgaaaacatcactgataTATTGTATATCTGTCATGTAATCCATTACAGCAGCCCCACAAGCTTCTAATGGTCAGcttttgcatgtttgtgccaTAGATGAtggttacatttaaaataatttgtagtGAGGTCTTAGGTCTCTGCTCCTGCTGTACAAGTGCACAGCATCACAAAGACAGTTTgtattgttaatgttttttatttactgttttgttttgtaggCTTGTGTCCAGATGCTTTATTTCATCTTCAATCCCAGTCCTGTGCAATTGTCTCAGTGCGTATTCTTTCATTCATCAATTCATCCTCTCATCTCAGTTCTTGTATACTGAGAgtgatgtgtaaaaaaaaaaaaaaaaaagaagaaaatcctTCAAGTGTGTGACAGTTCTCAGGACCAAATCCTGCTAGGGGCAAGTTCCACTGAGTTCACTATCATAGTATAGATTCCCCAAATATTTGTAACCTTTCATTTTTCTAGCATTCAGAAAAGTTTTTCTGTtgagttgtttttcttcatctttgtaGAGAACATAGCAAAACTTATGTGAATACAAGGATTTTGTGAGAACTATGCATGAATGACCGAATGAATACAGATCTTATTTTCATAtgctattattatattataaccTGTTATATGTTATAATAAAAGCTGATTGAAATAAGCAGTTCTCTCATCACTACATGCTGTTGTGCAATCTTAGCCAGTGCTGATTTTATATACATAAAAGCTACAGATGCACAGTTACAGCACACAGGATATTGCTACAAAATACTGACatatactgtttttttgttttttggggacATTTTTTGGACTAATTTGCATATAGAGGTTTTCTTCCTGCCCCTAaaattttttgtgtgtgcg
This region of Lates calcarifer isolate ASB-BC8 unplaced genomic scaffold, TLL_Latcal_v3 _unitig_307_quiver_2618, whole genome shotgun sequence genomic DNA includes:
- the LOC127140237 gene encoding calpain-1 catalytic subunit yields the protein MYDYARDLIEQHSLQPGEYVIVPSTMKPYTSAEFVLSVYTKTDTKISVHDGGDDDDTDNDKLILPEIPTKSEEEDNNKDNSSDRSLFNRYAGQTGELSARQLQKLLNDNFPHGTWHGFGLDTCRSMIAMVDTDKRMTMTFSEFSTLWTKIHEFKKQFNRADSNKNGSLSDYELEKAIGSAGMDVNDVAVRLMMFRYSGVSSTIMEDFIVLMLRLENSKNVFKDKSSDGVITLDWDEWTVISTYN